In Ptychodera flava strain L36383 unplaced genomic scaffold, AS_Pfla_20210202 Scaffold_56__1_contigs__length_877210_pilon, whole genome shotgun sequence, one genomic interval encodes:
- the LOC139128505 gene encoding uncharacterized protein, with protein MDGSSNNRSFLKMHFMDDMNSANPRKEQFTKTSLYGYNQKVSFIMDPSHLFKKIRNNILKSGSRQYDKRLLQCKGKYICWEYWIGAYQWDRNKNTCRIHYKLTDAHLFPDTQQKMRNKLAEEVLNEDMLTLFKAYQNDLHDGSHLDATVELLQHTSKLIKTFRDRRPIMSMDDIRLKDNEDALQWFLNWDNSILHDDTQDSQSRKRSLMSVETRDDLVSLVMGSMNCVRTNSLRMGKYCASQVEY; from the exons ATGGATGGCTCCAGCAACAACCGGTCTTTCCTGAAGATGCATTTTATGGATGACATGAATAGTGCTAATCCGAGAAAGGAACAGTTTACTAAAACAAGTCTATATGGTTACAACCAGAAAGTGTCCTTCATAATGGATCCTTCA CATCTCTTcaagaaaatcagaaataatATTCTGAAGAGTGGTTCCCGCCAGTATGACAAGCGTCTTCTGCAATGTAAGGGAAAATACATATGTTGGGAATACTGGATAGGAGCATACCAGTGGGACAGAAATAAAAACACCTGCAGGATCCACTATAAATTGACAGATGCACATCTATTCccagacacacaacaaaaaatgagaaataaatTGGCAGAAGAGGTGCTAAATGAAGACATGCTGACACTTTTCAAG GCTTATCAGAATGATCTCCATGATGGGTCTCATCTCGATGCAACAGTTGAACTGCTACAGCATACCAGCAAGTTAATCAAAACATTCCGCGACCGACGGCCAATCATGAGCATGGATGACATACGACTGAAGGACAATGAAGATGCTCTACAATGGTTCCTTAACTGGGACAACAGTATCCTACATGATGACACCCAGGACAGTCAGTCAAGAAAGCGGTCTCTCATGAGTGTGGAAACCAGAGATGACTTGGTCTCTCTGGTGATGGGTTCAATGAACTGTGTAAGAACAAATTCTCTAAGAATGGGGAAGTATTGTGCCAGCCAGGTTGAATACTGA